Part of the Phycisphaerales bacterium genome, ATGGCGAGGACTGCAAGCAGGCGGCTCATGATCCGTATCCTTCGGGGTTGGCCTTCATCCATTTCCAGGCCGACTCGATGATGGCGTCCAGGTCGGTGATTTCGGCCTTCCAGCCCAGTTCCTGCTGCACCTTGGCCGGGTCGGCGTAGAGGGCGGGCGGGTCGCCCGGGCGGCGGGGGCCGATCTCGGCGGGGATGGCGTGGCCTGTCACGCGGCGGCAGCTCTCGACGATGTCCTTCACCGAGTAGCCCTTGCCGATGCCCAGGTTGTATCGGCGGGCCTGGCCGTCCTCGAGGGCGCCGAGCACGCGGACGTGCGCGTCGACGAGGTCCTCGACGTGGATGTAGTCGCGGATGCACGTACCGTCGGGCGTGTCGTAGTCGTCGCCGAAGATGGTGATCGAGTCGCGCTTGCCCAGGGCGACCTCGAGCACGATGGGAATGATGTGGCTGTGGGGGTCGTGGTCTTCGCCCAGCACGCCCGTGCGGTCGCAGCCGGCGACGTTGAAGTACCGCAAGGCGGCGAAGGCGAACGGCGACTTCTGCCGCATGCGGGCCTCGAGGAAGTCTTCGAGCACGCGCTCGCCGTGCAGCTTGCTGGCGCCGTAGGGGCTGACCGGGGCGAAGGGGGCGTCCTCGGTGACGGGCATGCTCGGGGGCTGGCCATAGACGGCGCAGGTGCTGGAGAAGACCAGTCGCTTGACGCGTGCATCGCGCGCCGCTTCCAGAAGGGGCACGAGGCTGTTGTTGCGGTGGTACTCGAGCGGGCGGATGACGCTCTCGCCCACCAGGCTGAGGGCGGCAAAGTGCAGCACCGCGTCGACGTGGTGGTGCATCATCAGGCGTTCGAGGTGGCTGCGGTCGGTGGTATCGCCTTCCTCGAACGAGAATTGCTTCCCGCCGAGTTCTTCCAGGGCCCGCACGGCGCCGCGGTTGCCGCGCTGCATGTTGTCCAGCCCGACGACGGTCTGCCCGTCCTTCAGGAGTCGCTGCACCGCGTGGGAGCCAATGTACCCCGCCGCCCCGGTCACCAGAATCGCCATCGTGCCTCCTATCGTCGACTTCGTCGTCGGGCCGATGGTAGAGCCCGATTGCGCTCGGCCTCCGCGAAGCTCAGCATGAACGACGACTCATCGGCGACCCCCAACGACGGCAACACGCCCGCGGCCCGCCTGCCCGCCCTGCGGCTGCTGGTGGGCGGGGCGCTCATGGGGCTGGCGAACCTGGTGCCGGGCATCAGCGGGGGCACGATGCTGGTGGCCGTGGGGGTGTACCGACGCTTCGTCGACGCCGTGAGCGACGCGACGCGGCTGCGGCTTTCGATGGCCACGATCGTGACGCTCGCGATCATCGTCGTCGGCGCGGGGGCCGCCGTCGTGCTGGGAGCAC contains:
- the galE gene encoding UDP-glucose 4-epimerase GalE, with the protein product MAILVTGAAGYIGSHAVQRLLKDGQTVVGLDNMQRGNRGAVRALEELGGKQFSFEEGDTTDRSHLERLMMHHHVDAVLHFAALSLVGESVIRPLEYHRNNSLVPLLEAARDARVKRLVFSSTCAVYGQPPSMPVTEDAPFAPVSPYGASKLHGERVLEDFLEARMRQKSPFAFAALRYFNVAGCDRTGVLGEDHDPHSHIIPIVLEVALGKRDSITIFGDDYDTPDGTCIRDYIHVEDLVDAHVRVLGALEDGQARRYNLGIGKGYSVKDIVESCRRVTGHAIPAEIGPRRPGDPPALYADPAKVQQELGWKAEITDLDAIIESAWKWMKANPEGYGS